The following DNA comes from Anastrepha obliqua isolate idAnaObli1 chromosome 1, idAnaObli1_1.0, whole genome shotgun sequence.
CAAATCTCTACTCACTTTTTGGCTTATAAGGTAATAGTGTCAGCATCGGTGTCATGCACGTCTTGACCGTTTCCTCTTTCCAGCCCGCTTCGGCCTCTGGTCGCCCATACTCTTCTGTGAAAATGCCGGGAGGTGGCACTTCTTTTTCCAGATGCGAGGCCCATTCCAAAGCGAATTCTTCAATTCGATTCGGCAACACTTTGTGTACATGATACAGAGTAACGATATGATCCAGTGCTCGCTCTCGCAAATCGGTACGTTCATGTACAGAAAACATTATAAGCACTCTTATCAGTTTATTCTTTCGCGGTGGCCGCATAACAGCCAAATCTTTTAACAAATCCATTCCAGGATTAACAAACTCCTCGGAGAAGCACATTTCCACAAGCTGATTAAGCGCATCGTCCGGCAGCAATGGTGCTTCCAGAAAGATACGGcgcattaatataattttatcctTCAATTCGCATGTTTCGCGCACTCCTCTAATCAGTTGGCTCAAGAGCTCGTTGTAAGCATAGTCGGGTCGATTTTCCGACTTTACGTAGGAGTGTCGGGTGAAACCCTGCAGTAGACAATACTCTTCATATAACCACGAAAAGGCCAAATCAATGCGCTGTTTCACATCGAGCataataaaatcgaaaatgaaGTAGCGCACTTTGTCAGGAAATGTTGCAGCCATAACGGTTAGTATTTTACGGCGCTTTGCAGACACTCCGCCCACAATGCACTGCCGTTCCGATTGTAAAACGTGCTTTACAGCCTCCAAAAGAAACTTCTCTTTAACTGGACGTGAAAATTGTTTGGTTACCTCTTGTAACTTGAGTGTCTTGGCGCGCAACTTCATACGCTCTATCAGCTCTTGTTCTCCTTTCACACGTTCCATGTTTTCACGCAATTTCTTCGTTGCTTCGTCTTTTCTCATTTGATCTTCGTCAATTGGTTGTTCACttaataataaaagtatatttacttgaaaataTTCATAATCGTTATCTTGTAGGTCATTACCTTTCTTTGGTGTCCATGGTTTCCATCCGTCGTGGTCGCAGTGGAGTCTCCTTGCTAAAGGCTGCGGCACCTGGGCCAATTTTTTGCGTTGTCATCTGCTCGCCGAGAAATTTTGCTATCTTTGTTACTTGCTGCTGTATGGACATATCGCGAATGGGTGCATATTCATTTAAGAAATGAGCTGGCACTTCGTCGGGCAACTTTGGTAAAAACTCAACTACTAAATTGACTACCACATCAGTAGCTCGCAATTGTTCAGCCAAGAACTTTTCATTTACACGCAGGCAGCGCTGACGCTGTTTCTCTAACTCTTCTTCGTCAACTTCCATCTCAATCTCTTTTGCAATTTCATCGTCTACACCGGATTTAGCTCTGCGCTCCTGTTGCCTATTTATGGAATCAAGACGCATTTTCTTATTAAGACTACTTGTGGCGCCCTCTAATATGCGTTTTTGTCGTCGCGTTTGCTCCTGCTTATCCATCTTCGGTACCGCGCGTTGTATTTCACCCTGTGATGCACCCAAATCTAGTAACATATGGCGTATCGATGCCTGATATTCGTATGAGCCACGATTTTTAAGCAGCGCCATTAATTgcattttcaaacttttacgTACGGAACTAGCCTGCGAATCAGTGAGCGTAGGGGGTAGATTTGAATTGAGTTGCTTGAAGGCATCCACAACAGGGCCCATAAGACTTGGACGCAATTTTGCTATTGTGCAAAGACTGCCAGTGCAAGTGATAAGATTCACAGAAGAAATGTGTGTAGCCGCgtgaaatttcaacaaaatatcgaaaatattcAGCGCTTCCTCCTCCAACTTCTGCCGTTTCACTAATCTAAAATTTATAGGTACATCTTCGAGCGAAAAATCATTATCTTTCTTTTGACTGTCTTCATCTGGATAGCTTTGCAGCACTACAACGCCTTCCAGAAATTTAATGGCATTGGTACGAATGCCATCGTTCTCGTTGTCAATTAGATCCAAGATTTGAGCCTTTACCAAACTTAGTACACTCCAAGCTTGTTCAGCGCTGTCCGATATTTCTCCTGTGGCACAAATCCACTGTAggccatttttatatatgctGCCGCATGCTTGTATGACGCGCTTAATCACTTGAGGCGACCGGTCGCGTAGAAGCATTGAAATAACGCTTATCACTTGTGGTAACAACTCCACCTTGACTTTACTGAAATAAATATTCTCAATctcatttttgtttaactttaggCACCAGAAAACTCACCATATTTGCTCAATGAAGCACACGACTTGCTTTCGCACATCTGCATTTGCATCATGCGCTAGCGAGAGTATATGTTCCGAAAATTCTTCCAACAGCTCCACACATGAGCCCAGAATAGTTTCCTGCACCTTAACCAACAAATCGCATTTGGTCATAGATTCAGCGGTGGGCACCTCATTTAGCCATTCGATTACCTGAGAgataaaaaactaaactttCGACAACATTCCTCTTTAGCCATACTAGCTTACCTTGCTGCGTGCATTCGCAGTTTTTTCATCTGTGAAAAGGTTTACTGCTTCGCCTAGAAATTGGCTGCGTCCTAAAAGCCCCTCCATATATTCTATTTGTTTCAGAAACACAAATACTTATGCGAATTCTGCCGAAAATTTTAAGCAGACGTAcaaatcaaaaacttttaaCAAATAGACTGAATGCCATAAATAATTGAATGCTGTGCACACTCACCGACATAAACTCAGTCCGCTGTGAGTGTGTTTGTGTTtagttgtatctacacaatgttgccattcctatttttgcttacacactttttcacacatccgcgttatcagtttgaatttttcattatttaataaaccaaagccaaaatcCAACAAATCCAAATAGTCTATTTATctttaattaacattattcaacattatttttaagttattttaacaaaaattaaaatttttctaagtttattttgtaaatgatttcgaaatgtactgtctGGCAACACTGtatggtgagagagcaatcagctgcaCGGTTCTACGGGAATTTCCCATACTTTTTGGAATACAGGGTTGCAGATACAAACCGAAAGTAATTTAGTGCAGTGGTTCTCAAGTCCTTTGTGTGTCTTTACCTAATTCTATATCTACAATGACAAACGTTTATAACTTGTAACTTATGTTAAAGGTATTTATATAAATCCTTAAATATCCCACAAACTACGTTAATCTCGCAAACTGATTACTGTCTTTATTTGCTTGAACATCTTGCTTGCGTTCTGCTGTCAATTAATCAAGTAATAATATGTTCACATATAAATAGGTGaactactttttcgcgcttaactcaaaatccgtaatttaaaaagcgcgatttcccatacaaaatttctctcccaaaatctgagattataaaataatcccagataataacgatacttatTGACATACAACCCAGTGTTTtatgtgttatcgataattattattacgaatgtaaggaaaaACATCaacataaaaactaaatgaaatgaatgccggcaaagaaaacaggtctgttaacataattctaataacatttttgttaaatattattaattatggattcattttacagagaAAAGCGTGTATCCaaaaacgttttgtcctcttgtTACTAATTATGAAATGTAACATAGAATATCCCATGCGCGTTGCTGCCATAAATGTTTGCAACCTTAGTAAAtgtcgcatacggatttcctcgaactgtttattattagcagccaattgcgcaattaaattagctattccttctccttgtattttcttcatttcgttaataataaataataaataagaaaccaaaaacaccgaagtattccaccaaaataatttctatgaagaaaaccctctcaaagcagtattgacagttgattgtcaattttgcaggtaatctgccctatgtgaacgggtaaattaatttttggtggatttataggtgattaatgcatatgtgaacgtattataagccAGGGCTTCAAGCAGGTGAAGGCCGGCAGTAAGAATAGacagaaaacaaatttataataggCTTTCATATAAccatattatcttttttttctaacttaATTATAGATTCACACATAATTAGATTATCTACTTCTTCGAGCTTATCTCCCAATCCacaattaaaaagcgagattacccattcaaaatttttctcccGAAAttcgagattataaaataatcacggctattataaaataataatgattataaatatatatatattattttgctacaacaataactgtATGCAGatgatttaaaactgtttaataATTGCTGTCAATACAACAAGATTTAAAGACAGACTATCAATCAAACAATCTAGTCAAAATCTCAGAATGTTCTATGTTATATATAAAGAGGAACTCTTCATTTACTTTATCAAATGTTATTTCTAATCTTAAAGAGTGATGGTATTTGACATTGGATATTCGGCATTGACATTGGcattataagaaatatttaagataCCCTTTACAAGAAAAATGTTGTATAATTCCCTAGATAATTCTAAGGTCGAATACGCATATCCGATTTCTAATTTACGCTTTCATTCAattgaatttggttttttgttttttgcaaatcgaatattatttatagtatatatatattatttatagtagtatagggttattcaataggtgcgcttcaacttttttccgatagggagggcgaacgacgcaatattttttatttttcgcttgtcatttgtaaacttcattagtatacatttcatcatggaacgctacacacttgagcaacgattgcaaatcgtccaaattttttatgaaaataatcgttctgttgctgctactttaagagcattacggccattttacggttcatttaacaagccgtcccgttttggggttatgtgaagtcattggtctacagtaacaagccggcgacgatttgtgagttcatagccaatattgaacgcgaaattgctggaatttcggccgatttatgcaaaagagtggtcgaaaattgggttcaacgattggatttcgtaaaacgtgcacgcggtggtcatgcaaaagaaatcgaattttatacttaaatgtatatgttcaaactcgataataaaaaaaaaattagttaaaaaagtcaaaccgtttgtgttttattcaaaaaagttcaaaagttgaagcgctcttactgaaaaactctatattttgttatttgcatGCTGTTACTTGTAAAGAAACCAtcagttgattttttaattattcttgtTCATATAACACAATCCACATTATCAAAATCCACAAATTCAAATGGTAAACAATTAAAATCCAGACAAAGTAGTTAATTAccgtaaatttataaattgatatatatttcaaactattttcgaaaatatttagtttaaaaaattactctAATATGCGGCCAACTATCTGCCCTTATATTAAACTCACAAGTGTTGGCCACACTGATTGTCACTGTCAGTCATCGATTGCTgtcaatgtatccagaaaaaaaCTCGGTGCCGTGAAGAAAGAATTCTATGTGCAAATTGCTTGGAACTGGCAGAATTTGCACAAGAATTTGCAAGTAACAATTATTACCGCAAGCCggttgcatttatatgggaaaGCTAGTCAAATTGGCTTGAGAAGCACATATTGTGCACAAGAAATCGAGTGGAAACGACATATATCGTGAGACAGAAGGTGAAAAACGTTCCAAAGGAGGGCACCACAAAAGgaaggcaaaagaaaaaatcaacgagaaacGATTTAAAAGCGAACACAAATAAAAGATACGCCTTAAAACAACAAGGAAACTAATCAACTGACTAACCGACCAATCTATTAAACAACCAAACGACCGAACGAGAGTAAAAGATAAAATACGAGTAAAACGATTGAACGTGAAATaagaacaaatacaaataaaagtcaTTTTAGACAAACAGCGGCAGCAACCGCAATAACAACAGCAGACGCTGAAGCAGCACTCGCGCCCTGCACACACGCGCTCCAATGTCAAGCGGCCAAGCAAACTTCGGTGGCGACAGCAATGGGGCAGGCGGCGGCAGTGGTGGCGGTGGTGGAGTGGGGAATACAGCAGCACAAGCGGCGTCacaaccgcaacaacaacaacaatcgcaacagcaacaacagccacCACCACAAATTATGGGCGCTTCATCGACTACCGTCGTCGCAGATACAGTCAATATGGCAGCAGATTCGTCACCGCGTGAGTCAGGTGACGATTCAGAGGACGAAAGTGAAATCCTTGAGGAGTCACCATGTGGGCGATGGTTGAAAAGACGCGAAGAAGTTGATCAACGTGATGTGCCCGGTATCGATTGTGTTCATCTGGCTATGGACACCGAAGAGGGCGTGGAAGTTGTTTGGAATGAGGTGCAATATGCCAACTTGCAGGAGCTTAAGTCGCAGGAAGAAAAAATGCGTCAAGTGTTCGATAATCTAATGCAATTAGATCATCAGAACATTGTCAAGTTCCATCGCTATTGGACAGATACGCAGAATACAGAAAGACCACGCGTCATATTCATTACGGAATACATGTCGTCGGGGTCACTGAAACAGTTCCTCAAACGCACTAAACGTAATGCCAAACGGTTACCATTGGAAGCGTGGCGCCGCTGGTGCACACAGATTCTGTCCGCGCTTAGCTACTTGCATTCCTGCACACCGCCTGTCATACACGGCAATCTCACCTGTGATAGCATTTTCATACAGCATAATGGTCTGGTGAAAATCGGTGCCGTTGTGCCCGATGCGGTACACTACAATATGCGCCTGCATCATCGCAGCGATCAAAACGAAACGCATCACTTCATGGCACCCGAATATGGTGCTGCCGAGCAGTTGACTGCCGCCGTCGACCTTTATGCTTTCGGCATGTGCGCACTGGAAATGGCTGCATTAGAAATCCAACCCAGCGGCAGTGAAACGACGACCATCAATGAGGAGACGATATTGCGCACCATTAATAGTCTGGAGCATGATTTACAGCGCGATCTAATATTTAAATGCTTACGCCGGAATCCAGCAGAGCGCCCAAGCGCAAATGATTTGCTATTTCACCCATTACTATTTGAGGTAAATTACTGGCTTAAGGGTagtatactatacatatatatttaagtagACGAGATTAACGCGTGTTAAATTAGCGCCATAGTTAAATCAGTGCAATTTAATGCAGGCTGTtgtagcaataaaaaaattattaaatgctgCTAGAATGTCTACTCTGGGCCTTATAGAAATCTATCTAATATTAGATTATAAACATCATTTTTGaacgaagcaaaaaaaaacgtaaaatttgTCCAGGTTCTTTGTGTGTGTTTCTTCTCGAGCAAGGCCAATCAAATAGTGCATCGATATTTAACACCTGTGTACACCATACTCTATCTTTATCATTTTATTACCAATTATATCTCTCAATTATTGACTAACACTAAAAAACCCcttaaggaaaatttaaaatttcaatattaatcGAAAAATACTTTTCGTGTTCGCTTTCATTTTTGTATCTCGGTTGCAGGTGCACTCACTGAAACTGCTGGCCGCTCACTGTCTGGTGTTCGCACCCAAAAATCGGATAATGTTTTCGGAAACTGTCATAGACGCCATGATGCAGCGCTATAACCGGCCCGAAGTGATCATGGCCCGGGTGTCATGTGGAGGGGAGGAGAAGGACTATCGCCTCTCAGACGTGCCTACAGCAGATAAGCTGGAGAAATTCGTGGAGGACGTCAAATATGGTGTGTATCCGTTGACCGCACTGGGTGGCAAGAAACCGCCACACTTTCGTTCACGTGCAGCATCCCCAGAACGTGCCGACTCAGTTAAGTCTGCTACGCCTGAACCAGTTGACATCGAGTCACGTCGCATTGTGAATATGATGTGTAGTGTTAAGAAATTGAAAGATGACAGTAGTGATATTGCCATGACGATACTGTTACGTATGGACGACAAGATGAACAGGCAATTGACATGTCAGGTGACGGAAGCGGATTCGGCCTCCGATCTCACCAATGAACTGGTGCGCCTGG
Coding sequences within:
- the LOC129235482 gene encoding symplekin — encoded protein: MEGLLGRSQFLGEAVNLFTDEKTANARSKVIEWLNEVPTAESMTKCDLLVKVQETILGSCVELLEEFSEHILSLAHDANADVRKQVVCFIEQICKVKVELLPQVISVISMLLRDRSPQVIKRVIQACGSIYKNGLQWICATGEISDSAEQAWSVLSLVKAQILDLIDNENDGIRTNAIKFLEGVVVLQSYPDEDSQKKDNDFSLEDVPINFRLVKRQKLEEEALNIFDILLKFHAATHISSVNLITCTGSLCTIAKLRPSLMGPVVDAFKQLNSNLPPTLTDSQASSVRKSLKMQLMALLKNRGSYEYQASIRHMLLDLGASQGEIQRAVPKMDKQEQTRRQKRILEGATSSLNKKMRLDSINRQQERRAKSGVDDEIAKEIEMEVDEEELEKQRQRCLRVNEKFLAEQLRATDVVVNLVVEFLPKLPDEVPAHFLNEYAPIRDMSIQQQVTKIAKFLGEQMTTQKIGPGAAAFSKETPLRPRRMETMDTKESEQPIDEDQMRKDEATKKLRENMERVKGEQELIERMKLRAKTLKLQEVTKQFSRPVKEKFLLEAVKHVLQSERQCIVGGVSAKRRKILTVMAATFPDKVRYFIFDFIMLDVKQRIDLAFSWLYEEYCLLQGFTRHSYVKSENRPDYAYNELLSQLIRGVRETCELKDKIILMRRIFLEAPLLPDDALNQLVEMCFSEEFVNPGMDLLKDLAVMRPPRKNKLIRVLIMFSVHERTDLRERALDHIVTLYHVHKVLPNRIEEFALEWASHLEKEVPPPGIFTEEYGRPEAEAGWKEETVKTCMTPMLTLLPYKPKTFLDKLCNIYTCTGADLKRTILRSIDPTIKKMGAEDPTLLKFIEDCPKGTETLVIRIIHLLTERVATPNPELVQRVRELYANKIRDVRVLIPVLSGLTRQEVLNSLPKLLKLNQIVVKEVFNRLLGIGAEFANQTMAATPTDILVALHTMDTNVCDLKAVVKATSICLAEKDVFTQEVLIGVLQQLVEVVPIPTLLMRTIIQSITLYPRLTNFVLNLLQRLILKQVWRQKVIWEGFLKCCQRLKPQSLPVLLHLPNQQLVGALEQCPDLRQPLFEYAQSIQEEPMSGITPQLLDIISGKTVDVFITDESGGYISVDQIKKEIEDPSEIGVIATIPIAPVPAPVPAPIPTLGGIGTPILSTTAQPLPPGED
- the LOC129235484 gene encoding nuclear receptor-binding protein homolog → MSSGQANFGGDSNGAGGGSGGGGGVGNTAAQAASQPQQQQQSQQQQQPPPQIMGASSTTVVADTVNMAADSSPRESGDDSEDESEILEESPCGRWLKRREEVDQRDVPGIDCVHLAMDTEEGVEVVWNEVQYANLQELKSQEEKMRQVFDNLMQLDHQNIVKFHRYWTDTQNTERPRVIFITEYMSSGSLKQFLKRTKRNAKRLPLEAWRRWCTQILSALSYLHSCTPPVIHGNLTCDSIFIQHNGLVKIGAVVPDAVHYNMRLHHRSDQNETHHFMAPEYGAAEQLTAAVDLYAFGMCALEMAALEIQPSGSETTTINEETILRTINSLEHDLQRDLIFKCLRRNPAERPSANDLLFHPLLFEVHSLKLLAAHCLVFAPKNRIMFSETVIDAMMQRYNRPEVIMARVSCGGEEKDYRLSDVPTADKLEKFVEDVKYGVYPLTALGGKKPPHFRSRAASPERADSVKSATPEPVDIESRRIVNMMCSVKKLKDDSSDIAMTILLRMDDKMNRQLTCQVTEADSASDLTNELVRLGFVHIDDQDKIQTLLEETLRGSFAANTGGVCPFEQGAQALTFSATVNEHMPGGIGVSICAGGAGGAAAAGSFGTIGMASGAISNTEGLNMNVNSNVPGNVGVKPATAATLAALNQMERNWSVADTDPNAVLGNANLQATNMGAQMAATMYNMQQQQQQLQEQQQLQAQHQVQSMPPQPQMQIPLQQQQQQVLPTSPPTAVTLPPFPVHTPQQILQEQLQQQIDGPAVSLTGTINSISTPQQHYSNAQHQIIHSSNPTELTEIMTAATSPSTVTATNASNSSASSTIN